The DNA segment AAATTTGGTCGATCAAGATAAATATCATGCATTTAAAGGCTAATTTGTAAATTTACCAAACTTTTTTACATTAACCATGCAACAGCCAACACCTGCACAATTAAAAGAAATCGCTGAGCAACTTTCTATGGGATTTAGAGCGTTTATGCACAAAGAGAAGGATGAATTCCTCTTTTTTCCGGATAGAATGCAATACATGGATGAAGACTTTAGCGCCTGGCAGCAAGAAATTGATAAGGTTGAAGAAAATCCTGACGATTACATAGAAATAGAAAAATGGACTTCCGAAGATGCCTTCAGAATAATGAGCGATTTTGCTGAAGAGGTAAAACAAATAGACTTAAAAAACAGACTTTTTCAGGCCTTAAATAATCGTAAACCATTTCGGGGGTTTCGATTTATTGTCGATAACCACGGTGATCTGCGTGAAGATTGGTTTGCTTTTCGGGATAAAAGACAACAAGAATTTGTAAGAAGGCAATTTTTTACGGATTTCGAAGAGCAGGATTAACAAGACCGAAGCCTTTTTGCAGTTGGAACCAAGATGAAGGTAGTAAGATGGGTTGACATGGTCGTTGGGAGGAGGGCATTAATTCTATTCACCCGGATGCTGTTATCCCCTCGGGCAACGATAGAGGCAAGTAG comes from the Bacteroidia bacterium genome and includes:
- a CDS encoding UPF0158 family protein produces the protein MQQPTPAQLKEIAEQLSMGFRAFMHKEKDEFLFFPDRMQYMDEDFSAWQQEIDKVEENPDDYIEIEKWTSEDAFRIMSDFAEEVKQIDLKNRLFQALNNRKPFRGFRFIVDNHGDLREDWFAFRDKRQQEFVRRQFFTDFEEQD